A genomic stretch from Desulfonispora thiosulfatigenes DSM 11270 includes:
- a CDS encoding indolepyruvate oxidoreductase subunit beta — MNNITNILIVGVGGQGTILASRVLSRVAQSLGQDVKVSEIHGMAQRGGSVVTQVRFGSEVASPIIQKGQADIILAFERLEGLRWLPYLKKEGKIIVNDQRIDPMPVISGNAIYPENIAEKIESRANKLILVDALEKATLSGNAKAVNVVLLGVLSKILEIDHEIWLDVLKNTVPPKFLEANINAFEAGRNY; from the coding sequence ATGAATAATATTACAAATATCTTAATTGTTGGCGTTGGTGGACAAGGAACTATTTTAGCAAGTAGAGTTCTTTCTAGGGTAGCTCAGAGCTTAGGTCAGGACGTTAAAGTATCAGAGATACATGGTATGGCTCAACGGGGTGGTAGTGTTGTTACCCAAGTAAGGTTTGGAAGCGAGGTAGCATCACCTATTATTCAAAAAGGGCAGGCAGATATTATTTTAGCCTTTGAAAGATTAGAAGGTTTAAGATGGTTACCATATTTAAAAAAAGAAGGAAAGATTATTGTTAATGATCAAAGAATAGATCCAATGCCTGTTATTTCAGGAAATGCGATTTATCCTGAAAACATAGCAGAAAAAATAGAATCTCGCGCCAATAAATTAATTTTAGTAGATGCACTTGAAAAAGCTACTTTGAGCGGAAATGCAAAAGCGGTTAATGTGGTTTTATTAGGAGTATTATCTAAAATATTGGAGATAGATCACGAAATTTGGTTAGATGTATTAAAAAATACTGTACCTCCTAAATTTTTAGAAGCAAATATCAATGCTTTTGAAGCTGGAAGAAATTATTAA
- a CDS encoding NAD(P)/FAD-dependent oxidoreductase, producing MDIPKIDILVIGCGPAGMSAAINATIRKKKTIIYGGSFCSQKLNKAPHIDNYLGCYDISGEDLRRKYLNHIEKFGIEIVNEKIDSIYISKDEFNVVSKGKVLICKSIILAVGIETVGYLPNEQNLLGKGVSYCATCDGGLYKNKVVGVVGYNKKAEEELKFLEGLAKQVYYIPMYKEIGEVGSTTTIIKEKPQEIIGKEKLEGILINDEIINLEGLFLLKETIPPKDLLQGLNIDDKDIVVNRKMETNIPGVYAAGDVTGEPYQLAKAVGEGAIAGLSAAAYLEGKEKRLD from the coding sequence ATGGATATTCCTAAAATAGATATTTTAGTGATTGGATGTGGACCAGCTGGTATGTCAGCTGCGATAAATGCTACCATAAGAAAGAAAAAAACTATTATTTATGGAGGTAGTTTTTGCAGTCAAAAATTAAACAAAGCACCACATATAGATAATTATTTGGGTTGTTATGATATATCTGGTGAAGATTTAAGGAGAAAGTATTTAAATCATATTGAAAAATTTGGTATTGAAATAGTAAATGAGAAAATTGATAGTATCTATATTTCTAAAGATGAATTTAATGTAGTTTCAAAAGGTAAGGTCTTAATTTGCAAATCCATTATTTTAGCAGTAGGAATAGAGACTGTTGGCTATTTGCCTAATGAGCAAAATTTACTAGGCAAAGGCGTATCTTATTGTGCTACTTGTGATGGAGGGTTATATAAAAATAAAGTAGTAGGTGTAGTTGGTTATAATAAAAAGGCAGAGGAAGAACTAAAGTTTTTAGAAGGATTAGCTAAGCAAGTTTACTATATACCGATGTATAAAGAGATAGGTGAAGTAGGATCTACTACAACAATTATAAAAGAAAAGCCACAAGAAATAATAGGTAAAGAAAAATTAGAAGGTATTTTAATTAATGATGAGATTATTAATTTAGAAGGTCTTTTTTTACTAAAAGAAACAATTCCACCGAAAGATTTATTACAAGGATTAAATATAGATGATAAAGATATAGTTGTAAATAGAAAAATGGAAACTAATATTCCAGGTGTATATGCTGCTGGAGATGTTACCGGTGAACCTTATCAACTTGCTAAAGCTGTTGGAGAAGGAGCTATAGCAGGGTTAAGTGCTGCAGCTTATTTAGAAGGTAAAGAAAAAAGGTTGGATTAA
- a CDS encoding DUF2935 domain-containing protein yields MLSRERYIQKSLETNLFFARIMKDHALFLALGFTPKDANLMQMALQFKSSYSILLTRVTSLSNGLISKNVLESGEIVTEYTLLAEQMTQDYTGVPINTNITKAQLDLMGGTPGYINPMLDQQVFMLNQEAINLTTSFIQFKSKVLFDVLECRLFTRNYPLMIDHLIEEANFYVEILRSLQNYQNAYKKKDAKVLALFWNDIMSEHAKFMRGMFDPTEKDLIEKANYFAHEFEELVEESQEDDYLIESLEETREIIKFKTSGLEGLLSCKIKSIIVPLLGDHVLREANHYLRVLKEEKKGR; encoded by the coding sequence ATGTTATCAAGAGAAAGATATATTCAAAAGTCTTTAGAAACTAATTTGTTTTTTGCGCGCATTATGAAAGATCATGCTTTATTTTTAGCCTTGGGATTTACCCCTAAAGATGCTAATCTTATGCAAATGGCTTTACAATTTAAAAGTAGCTATTCTATTTTACTAACTAGAGTGACTAGTCTTTCTAATGGATTAATTAGTAAAAATGTACTTGAATCAGGAGAAATAGTAACAGAATATACTCTTTTAGCAGAACAAATGACTCAAGATTATACTGGAGTTCCTATCAATACAAATATAACAAAAGCACAGCTTGACTTAATGGGAGGAACCCCAGGATATATTAATCCGATGCTAGATCAACAAGTATTTATGCTTAATCAGGAAGCAATAAATTTAACAACTTCATTTATTCAATTTAAATCTAAAGTTTTATTTGATGTTTTAGAATGTAGATTATTTACTAGAAATTATCCGTTAATGATTGATCATCTTATTGAGGAAGCTAATTTTTATGTAGAAATATTAAGAAGCTTACAGAATTATCAAAATGCGTATAAGAAGAAAGATGCTAAAGTATTAGCCTTATTTTGGAATGATATTATGTCAGAACATGCGAAGTTCATGCGAGGTATGTTTGACCCTACAGAAAAGGATTTAATTGAAAAGGCAAATTATTTTGCTCATGAGTTTGAAGAATTAGTTGAAGAATCTCAAGAGGATGATTATCTGATAGAGAGTTTAGAAGAAACACGAGAAATAATAAAATTTAAGACTTCAGGACTAGAAGGTTTACTATCTTGTAAAATCAAGTCTATTATAGTTCCTTTACTAGGAGATCATGTGTTAAGGGAAGCTAATCATTATCTAAGGGTTTTAAAGGAAGAAAAGAAAGGGCGCTAA
- a CDS encoding TraR/DksA C4-type zinc finger protein translates to MDNARKKLEEVKNDYENVLNSVNEGLNSAMNEGLSELSVYDNHPGDIGTEMYEREKDIGTRVYLENQIKKVEDAFHNLDKGKYGICEQCQKQIPKERLEILPFTTMCVNCSQQFSEDEYNHYKRPVEQQIVKPPFNEQSIDSNLSGFDGEDAWAQVAYYGTSETPYETGAIDYKDMYNDQE, encoded by the coding sequence TTGGATAATGCAAGGAAAAAACTTGAAGAAGTTAAAAATGACTATGAAAATGTGCTAAATAGTGTTAATGAAGGATTAAATTCAGCGATGAATGAAGGGCTTTCAGAATTATCCGTTTATGACAACCATCCAGGAGATATAGGTACAGAAATGTATGAACGAGAAAAAGATATAGGTACAAGAGTTTATTTAGAAAATCAAATAAAAAAGGTAGAAGATGCTTTTCATAATTTAGATAAAGGTAAGTATGGCATTTGTGAACAATGTCAAAAACAAATACCCAAAGAAAGGCTAGAAATATTGCCCTTTACTACTATGTGTGTAAATTGTAGTCAACAATTTTCAGAAGATGAATATAATCATTATAAGAGACCAGTAGAACAGCAAATTGTAAAGCCTCCATTTAATGAACAAAGTATAGATTCTAATCTATCAGGATTTGATGGGGAAGATGCTTGGGCGCAAGTAGCTTATTACGGTACTTCAGAAACTCCATATGAAACAGGAGCAATAGATTATAAAGATATGTATAATGATCAAGAATAG
- a CDS encoding selenium metabolism-associated LysR family transcriptional regulator: MLNDSIRVFLTVVDKKSFSKAAKALFLTQPAVSFQIQTLEEYYSTRLFDRINRHISLTESGKLLLDYSDKMTELQSDLEREMQELTGTVKGRLLVGASTTIGEYLAPQLLGAFKKKYPEVDLILEVGNTEDIESKIHSTNLDIGLVEGPVTGKDIEKEFFIEDHLCVITSVNHPWAKEKSISIFELDKYPLISREKGSGTRKVYEDGLKKAGFPPNNLNISMEFGSTNAIKAAVANDLGISIISKWAAKEKAKLGRIAKMDLQEVELERPFNIIYHKKKFHSQATDGFLKFLKSDEALEILEQ, from the coding sequence ATGTTAAATGATAGCATAAGAGTTTTTTTAACCGTTGTAGATAAAAAAAGTTTTTCTAAAGCTGCAAAAGCTTTGTTCCTAACACAACCTGCAGTTAGTTTTCAAATTCAAACATTAGAAGAGTATTATAGTACAAGATTATTTGATCGAATTAATAGACATATCTCTTTAACTGAATCTGGAAAATTATTACTTGATTATTCTGATAAAATGACCGAATTACAATCAGATCTGGAAAGAGAAATGCAGGAACTTACGGGTACTGTAAAAGGACGTTTATTAGTTGGTGCAAGTACAACTATTGGTGAATATCTAGCGCCGCAGTTATTAGGTGCATTTAAAAAGAAATATCCTGAGGTTGATCTAATTTTAGAAGTTGGTAATACAGAGGATATAGAAAGTAAAATACATTCAACTAATCTAGATATTGGATTAGTTGAAGGACCAGTTACAGGTAAGGATATCGAAAAAGAGTTCTTTATTGAAGACCATCTTTGTGTAATAACTAGTGTCAATCATCCTTGGGCAAAAGAGAAAAGTATATCTATTTTCGAATTAGATAAATATCCTTTAATCTCTAGAGAAAAAGGATCAGGTACACGTAAGGTATATGAAGATGGTTTAAAAAAGGCAGGTTTTCCTCCAAATAATCTTAATATTAGTATGGAATTTGGAAGTACTAATGCTATTAAGGCGGCTGTAGCTAACGATTTAGGTATATCAATTATTTCTAAATGGGCTGCTAAAGAAAAAGCAAAGTTAGGAAGAATTGCTAAAATGGATTTACAAGAAGTAGAACTTGAAAGACCATTTAATATTATTTATCATAAGAAAAAGTTTCATAGTCAAGCTACAGATGGTTTCTTGAAGTTTTTAAAATCGGATGAAGCTTTGGAAATTTTAGAACAATAA
- a CDS encoding selenium metabolism-associated LysR family transcriptional regulator gives MINDSLKVFMQVVDKNSFSKAAKALSLTQPAVSFQIHTLEQYYGTVLFDRVNRNISLTVAGELLLKYAKKMIQLQSEIENSIEDLTGTIKGKLVVGGSTTVGEFILPPLVGNFKKKFTQVDIRLCINNSKETERMVLNDIIDIGIIEGPASSEDLIKEKFIDDELVLVTSTNHPWASIDDISVFKLKDYPFICREKGSGTRHVIESTLKEVGFPLENLNVAMELGSTSAITAAVKNDLGMSIISKWAAREMVEEGLLSTTKLDETKFTRQFTIIMKKDKFRTHAIEEFLGFLNTDKLKRIAKD, from the coding sequence TTGATTAATGATAGCCTTAAAGTTTTTATGCAAGTAGTTGACAAAAATAGTTTCTCTAAGGCGGCTAAAGCACTCTCCCTAACTCAACCAGCGGTAAGTTTTCAGATTCATACATTAGAACAATACTATGGTACTGTATTGTTTGACCGTGTTAATAGAAATATTTCTTTAACTGTAGCAGGAGAGTTATTGCTTAAATATGCTAAGAAAATGATTCAATTACAATCTGAAATTGAAAATAGTATTGAAGATTTAACAGGTACTATTAAAGGTAAATTAGTTGTAGGTGGAAGTACTACTGTTGGAGAGTTTATTTTGCCTCCACTAGTTGGTAATTTTAAAAAGAAATTTACACAAGTAGATATAAGACTATGTATCAATAATTCTAAAGAAACTGAAAGAATGGTTTTAAATGATATTATTGATATAGGAATAATAGAAGGACCTGCAAGTTCTGAAGATTTAATTAAAGAAAAATTTATAGATGATGAATTAGTTCTTGTTACATCAACAAATCACCCGTGGGCTAGTATAGATGATATTTCAGTATTCAAACTTAAAGATTATCCTTTTATATGTAGAGAAAAAGGATCAGGGACTAGACATGTAATTGAAAGTACTTTAAAAGAAGTAGGATTTCCTTTGGAAAATCTAAATGTTGCTATGGAATTAGGGAGTACATCAGCAATCACAGCTGCGGTAAAAAATGATTTAGGTATGTCTATTATTTCAAAATGGGCTGCTAGAGAAATGGTAGAAGAAGGACTATTATCTACTACTAAACTTGACGAAACTAAGTTTACGAGACAATTTACAATTATCATGAAAAAAGATAAATTTAGAACTCATGCTATAGAGGAGTTTTTAGGGTTTTTAAATACTGATAAATTAAAGAGGATTGCTAAAGATTAA
- a CDS encoding PFL family protein, with product MPFSINNDEILETIRMVETENFDIRTVTLGISLRDCPHPDSKIACQNIYDKITKKAENLVKVGEDIEKHFGIPIINKRISVTPIAQIAEASKTDNYVDFALALDKAAKEVGVNFIGGFSSLVEKGMTIGDERLIRSIPESLARTERVCSSVNIGTTKAGINMDAVRWMGEIIKETAELTKDKDGLGCAKLVVFCNVPEDNPFMAGALHGVGEPESVINIGVSGPGVVANVVKKHPDVPFGVLANKIKQTAFKITRMGELVGNEAGKRLGVPFGIVDLSLAPTPAVGDSVADILESMGLERVGTHGTTAALALLNDAVKKGGAMASSYVGGLSGAFIPVSEDAGMIRAVEEKALSLNKLEAMTCVCSVGLDMIAVPGDTSAATLSAIIADEAAIGMVNKKTTAVRIIPVPGKKLGEMVVFGGLLGRAPIMEVNPFSASEFIKRGGRIPAPIHALTN from the coding sequence GTGCCTTTTTCAATAAATAATGATGAAATATTAGAAACAATAAGGATGGTTGAGACTGAAAACTTTGATATTAGAACGGTCACTTTAGGAATTTCTCTAAGAGATTGCCCGCATCCTGATTCTAAAATAGCATGTCAAAACATTTACGATAAAATTACCAAAAAAGCAGAAAATTTAGTTAAAGTAGGAGAAGATATCGAAAAACATTTTGGTATCCCAATAATTAATAAAAGAATTTCTGTAACTCCTATTGCTCAGATAGCAGAGGCAAGCAAAACTGATAATTATGTCGATTTTGCCCTTGCATTAGATAAAGCAGCGAAGGAAGTAGGAGTTAACTTTATTGGTGGATTTTCTAGTCTAGTAGAAAAGGGAATGACCATTGGGGATGAAAGATTAATTCGTTCTATTCCTGAAAGTTTAGCTAGAACAGAGAGAGTTTGCTCATCAGTTAACATCGGTACAACAAAAGCGGGAATTAATATGGACGCTGTAAGATGGATGGGTGAAATTATCAAAGAAACAGCAGAACTTACTAAGGATAAAGATGGACTTGGGTGTGCAAAATTAGTTGTATTTTGTAATGTGCCAGAGGACAATCCTTTTATGGCAGGTGCCTTACATGGTGTAGGAGAACCAGAAAGTGTAATAAATATTGGTGTTAGTGGTCCAGGAGTAGTAGCTAATGTTGTAAAAAAACACCCTGATGTCCCTTTTGGTGTTTTAGCTAATAAAATAAAACAAACTGCGTTTAAAATAACTCGTATGGGTGAATTAGTAGGAAATGAAGCTGGGAAAAGACTAGGCGTTCCTTTTGGAATAGTTGATTTATCTTTAGCCCCAACACCAGCAGTAGGAGATAGTGTAGCTGATATTTTAGAATCAATGGGTCTTGAAAGAGTTGGTACTCATGGAACAACTGCAGCCCTGGCTCTTCTTAATGATGCAGTTAAAAAAGGTGGGGCTATGGCATCTTCTTATGTTGGGGGATTAAGTGGTGCCTTTATTCCAGTAAGTGAAGATGCTGGGATGATTAGGGCAGTAGAAGAAAAAGCATTGAGCTTAAATAAATTAGAAGCAATGACCTGCGTATGTTCAGTTGGTTTAGATATGATTGCTGTACCAGGAGATACTAGTGCAGCAACACTATCAGCTATTATTGCTGATGAGGCAGCTATTGGGATGGTTAATAAAAAAACAACAGCTGTTAGAATAATCCCTGTTCCAGGTAAAAAGCTTGGAGAGATGGTTGTGTTTGGGGGATTATTAGGACGAGCTCCTATTATGGAGGTAAATCCATTTAGTGCTAGTGAATTCATTAAACGAGGTGGAAGAATCCCAGCACCTATTCATGCTTTAACTAATTAA
- the lspA gene encoding signal peptidase II — MVFWLTAVIILILDQGSKYLIKSNFNLFDSVPLIPNIFHLTYIENPGAAFGMLAHKRLFFILITFVILAIIFYLYMKMGKSNKVLDISLGLVVGGAIGNLLDRLLTGTVTDFFDFRVFPIFNIADSAIVIGMIIVAYQFIIKGEEF; from the coding sequence TTGGTTTTTTGGTTAACAGCCGTAATAATTTTAATTTTAGATCAAGGAAGTAAGTATTTGATTAAAAGTAATTTTAATTTATTTGATAGTGTACCTTTAATACCCAATATTTTTCATCTAACGTATATTGAAAATCCTGGTGCTGCTTTTGGTATGTTAGCTCATAAACGACTTTTTTTTATTTTAATCACATTTGTCATATTAGCAATTATTTTTTATTTATATATGAAAATGGGGAAAAGTAACAAGGTCTTAGATATCTCCCTTGGGTTAGTAGTTGGTGGAGCAATAGGTAATCTACTAGATAGATTATTAACTGGAACTGTAACAGATTTTTTTGATTTTAGGGTTTTTCCAATTTTCAATATAGCTGATTCTGCAATAGTTATTGGGATGATAATAGTTGCTTATCAATTTATAATTAAGGGAGAGGAATTTTAG
- the pyrR gene encoding bifunctional pyr operon transcriptional regulator/uracil phosphoribosyltransferase PyrR, protein MEIIEKRIIMDKAAVNRSLTRIAHEIIEKNKGVEDIIIVGIYRRGVSLAERIVKRIKEIEGKDIKMGKLDITLYRDDLTTLGDQPIVRGTEIPFDIVGKKIILVDDVLYTGRTVRAALDAVMDLGRPELIQLAILVDRGHRELPIRADFVGKNIPTSKNEVINVKLEEVEGVDEVILGEAK, encoded by the coding sequence GTGGAAATAATTGAAAAAAGGATAATAATGGACAAAGCAGCTGTAAATAGATCTTTAACTCGTATTGCGCATGAAATAATTGAAAAAAATAAAGGTGTAGAAGATATTATAATTGTTGGTATATATAGAAGAGGAGTTTCTTTAGCAGAAAGAATAGTTAAAAGAATTAAAGAAATTGAAGGTAAAGATATAAAAATGGGAAAACTGGATATAACATTATATCGTGATGATTTAACAACTTTAGGAGATCAACCTATTGTGCGTGGAACTGAAATTCCTTTTGATATAGTAGGTAAAAAAATCATTCTTGTTGATGATGTCTTATATACGGGACGAACAGTTAGAGCTGCTTTAGATGCCGTGATGGATCTTGGCAGACCAGAGTTAATTCAATTAGCTATCTTAGTAGATAGGGGTCACCGTGAATTACCAATTCGCGCAGATTTTGTAGGAAAAAACATACCTACTTCTAAAAATGAAGTTATAAATGTTAAACTAGAAGAAGTAGAAGGTGTAGATGAAGTTATATTAGGTGAAGCTAAATAA
- a CDS encoding ACT domain-containing protein, translating into MEMGSNNRVVITVVGKDKVGIIAKVTNVLADKEVNVLDISQTILQDFFTMIMIVDITSCKVDFNTLKESLEQKGQEIGMKITVQHEDVFQYMHRI; encoded by the coding sequence ATGGAAATGGGCAGTAATAATAGAGTTGTTATAACTGTTGTAGGAAAAGATAAAGTGGGTATTATAGCAAAGGTGACCAATGTTTTAGCAGACAAGGAAGTCAATGTATTAGATATAAGCCAAACAATTTTACAAGACTTTTTTACAATGATTATGATTGTTGATATAACTAGTTGTAAGGTAGATTTTAATACTTTAAAAGAAAGTTTAGAACAAAAAGGGCAAGAAATTGGAATGAAAATAACTGTGCAACATGAGGACGTATTTCAATACATGCATCGTATCTAG
- a CDS encoding RluA family pseudouridine synthase yields MQEIFLKGSEENEGQRLDAFLSENIEEISRSYIQKLIKDENIKVNNQPVKSNYKIKATDSIIAIIPEPETIDIKAEEIPLDIIYEDDDVLVINKAVGMVVHPAVGNYTQTLVNALLYHCKDLSGINGKLRPGIVHRIDKDTSGLLMVAKNDHAHQGLANQLKDHSVDRAYMALVHGVVTEPGGIIDAPIGRHPNDRQKMAVTLKNSKEAVTKYYVKERFTKYTLVECKLETGRTHQIRVHMSYINHPLVGDITYGWKKNNLGLNGQALHAYMLGFVHPRTGEKLNFTVPMPDYFQNTLSELRKEEE; encoded by the coding sequence GTGCAAGAAATCTTTTTAAAGGGTTCCGAGGAAAATGAAGGACAAAGACTAGATGCTTTTCTAAGCGAAAATATTGAGGAAATATCTAGATCATATATTCAAAAATTAATTAAAGATGAAAATATAAAAGTAAATAATCAACCGGTTAAATCAAACTATAAAATAAAAGCAACAGACAGTATTATTGCAATAATTCCCGAACCAGAGACTATAGATATAAAGGCTGAAGAAATTCCTTTAGATATAATATACGAAGATGATGATGTATTAGTTATTAATAAAGCTGTTGGAATGGTAGTCCATCCAGCAGTAGGAAATTATACGCAGACGCTTGTAAATGCCTTATTATATCACTGTAAAGATTTATCAGGGATTAACGGCAAATTAAGACCAGGCATTGTTCATAGAATTGATAAAGATACTTCAGGACTTTTGATGGTAGCAAAAAATGACCATGCTCATCAAGGGCTAGCAAATCAACTAAAAGATCACTCTGTAGATAGAGCCTATATGGCCTTAGTGCATGGTGTTGTAACCGAACCTGGTGGGATTATAGATGCTCCCATAGGTAGACATCCAAATGACCGTCAAAAGATGGCAGTTACTCTAAAAAATTCAAAAGAAGCTGTAACTAAATATTATGTTAAAGAAAGATTTACAAAATATACATTAGTTGAATGTAAGCTTGAAACAGGCAGAACTCATCAAATCAGAGTGCATATGTCTTATATAAATCATCCTTTAGTTGGAGATATAACTTATGGATGGAAAAAAAATAATTTAGGTTTAAATGGTCAAGCTTTACATGCCTATATGCTTGGATTTGTTCATCCACGCACAGGGGAAAAACTTAATTTTACTGTACCTATGCCAGATTATTTTCAAAATACTTTATCTGAATTAAGAAAGGAGGAAGAATAG